GGCGTGTTCACCCGGCACCTCGAACGGGCCGACGGCTTCGAGATCACCTTCTGGCGAAGCTTCTTCTGCGCCGTCGCGATGATCGCGATCCTGGCCTGGCAGCGGCGCGGCAACCCGCTCGTTCCGGTCGTGGCCATGGGCTGGCCCGGCCTGTTCTCCGGGTTCATGTGGTCGATCATGTTCACCTGCTTCATGCTGGCGATCACCCGCACCAGCGTGGCCAACACCCTGCTGGTGCTGAGCGTGTCGCCGCTGCTGGCCGCGCTGCTCGGCCGCGCGGTGCTCGGCAACCGGCTCTCGCCGATGACCTGGGCGGCGATCGGGCTGGCCGGCTTCGGCATCTGGTGGATGGTCCGCGACGGCGTCTCGGCCGACGGCCTTGCCGGCATGCTGATCGCGGCGGCGGTGCCGGTGGCCGCGGCGGTCAACATCGTCACGCTGAAGAAGCTGCAGGCCGACGTGGACCTCGCCCCCGCCGTGCTGATCGGCGCGCTGCTGTCCTGCCTGTTCACGCTGCCGCTGGCCTGGCCGCTGGGGGCCACCTCGAACGACCTGGCGATCCTCGCGCTGCTAGGCGTGATCCAGCTCGCGGTGCCCTGCTTCCTGATGATCCGGGCCACCCGCTCGCTCGCGCCGCACGAAGTGGCGCTGATCGCTCTGCTCGAGGTCGTGTTCGGGCCGATCTGGGCCTGGCTGGGCGCCGGCGAGGCCATGCCGCCCGCCACGATCCAGGGCGGCCTGGTCGTGCTGGCGGCCCTGGTCGGCAACGCGCTGGTCGGCCGGGCACCGCCGCCCGCGGTCGCCCGGGCGACGGCTTGAGCCGCCACGGCCCGGCGCCTCGCACGGAGTTCCCGGCATGACGCGGCCCGATGCCGGCCCCCCGCCCACGGGTCCGGACGCCGAGCCCCCGCGGCTGAGGCCGCTCGAGGAGTTCGACGCGCGCGGCGTCCACGGCGTGCTGACCGACCTCGACGACACGCTGAGCACCGACGGCCGCCTCGACCCCGAGGCCTTCGCGGCGATGAACCGGCTCCGCCAGGCCGGGCTGCGGGTCGTGCCGGTGACCGGCCGCTCGGCCGGCTGGTGCGACCATTTCGTGCGGATGTGGCCGGTAGACGCGGTGATCGGCGAAACCGGCGCCTTCTACATGCTTCGCCAGGGCGGCGGCGTGCGCACCGTGTTCACGCCCGGCGCCGAAGACCTCCATGCCGCCCGCACCCGGCGCGAAGCGATCGCCGCCGAAGTGCTGCGCGAAGTGCCCGAGGCCGCGCTCGCCGGCGACCAGCCCTACCGGCTGATCGACCTGGCGATCGACGTCGCCGAGGCGGTGCCGCCAGTGGCGCCGGCGCGGGTCGCCCGCATCGTCGAGATCCTGCGCGCGCACGGCATGCACGCGCAGACCAGCTCGATCCACGTGAACGCCTGGTTCGGCGAGTTCGACAAGGGCCGCACCGCCCGCAAGCTGCTCGCCGAGCAGTTCGGGGAGAGCGACGACGATGCCCGCGACCGCTGGGTCTGCGTCGGCGACGCGCCGAACGACGCCCCGCTGTTCGCGGCCTTCCGGAACTCGGTCGGCGTCGCCAACCTGCTGGCGCGCGCCGACCGGATGCCGGTGCTGCCCCGCTGGATCACCCGCGCGCCCAGCGGCGCGGGCTTCGCGGAGCTCGCCGCCCACCTGCTGGCGGCCAGATGATCGAGGAAACCGAACTCGGGCGACCCGACGGCGCCTTGCTGCGCGGCTGGATCCGCCACCCGGCCGCGCCCGATCCGGCGCGAGCCGTGTGGATCGTCCACGGCCTGGGCGAGCACATGGGCCGGCACGCGGAACTGGCGGACTGGTTCGTCGCTCGCGGCTACACGGTGGCGGGGCACGACCATCGCGGCCACGGCCGCTCGTCGGGGCGGCGCGGCGCGATCCCGGAAACCTGGGACCTCGTCGACGACCTCGAGGCCGGCCTTTCGGCCTTCGCCTTGCGGCTGTCCGCGCCGCCGCTGATGTTCGGCCAGAGCCTGGGCGGGCTGACCGCGCTCGCCTTCGCGCTGCGCGCGCCAGATCGCCTTCGCGGCCTGGTCCTGTCCTCGCCTGCCCTGGATCCCGGCCTCTCCGGAGCGCAGCGGCTCCTGCACCGCGCGCTGCTGCGCCTCGCTCCGGACCTGCCGGTGCCGACCGGGCTCGATCCGGAGCGACTGTCGCACGACCCCGAGGTCGCCCGTCGCTGGCGCGCCGATCCGCTGGTTCACGGCCGGATCACCGCGCGCCTGCTCGACTTCGTGGTCGAGGGCTCCGCCCGGGCCGCGCGCGAGGCCGCTGGTCTCTCGGTGCCGACGCTGCTGCAGTACGGCACCGACGACAGCTTCGTCGATCCGGCGGGAAGCCGCCGCTTCGCCGCCGCCGCGCCGACGCGGCTGCTGACCGTGCACGAATACCCCGGCCTGCGGCACGAGCTCCATCAGGAGCCGGCTGCGATGCGCGAGCCTGTCAGGGCCGACCTGCTGGCCTGGCTCGCGCGGCTCGGCTGATACCGGCGAAACCCGCGATCCGCTCGCCATAGGCGAACGCGGTCTCCAGGTCGCCGGCCGGCGGGCTCTGCTCCGGCGGCACGTTGTCGGCCTGGGCCATCGGGCCGATGTAGCTGCCCAGCCGGTTCCGTTCTTCCGGATCGCCCGGCCGCTGCGGCGGCATCATGCCGAGACCGACCCAGACCATGCCGTGCTGCATCGCCAGCGTGACGAAGTAGCTGAGCGTGGCGAACTTGTCGCCGCTCATGTTCAGCGAGCAGGTGAAGCCGCCGGCGACCTTGTCCTTCCAGCCCTGCGTGAACCAGACCTTGGAGCTCGCGTCGGCGAAGGCCTTGAACGGCGCCGACGGGCCGCCCATGTAGGTCGGCGCGCCGAAGACGATCGCGTCGGCATCGGCGAGGCGCCGCCAGCCGGCGTCGTCGATCGCGGAAACGTCGAGCGGCGAGGCGTCGACGCCGGCCACCGAGGCGGCGCCGTCGACGACCGCCTCGGCGAGCTTCTTCGTGTGGCCGTAGCCGGAGTGGTAGGCGACGATCACGATCGTCATGCGCGAGCCTTCCTGTCGTCGAGCGAGTGATGAAACCGCCAGCGCGCGCTCAGGCGAGGTCGAACACGAGCACTTCCGCGCCCTGGCCATCGGCGAACTCGAAGCGGGTCTCGCCGGTGAACTTCGCGGCGTCGCCCGCCTCGAGCGGATAGCCGTTCACCGACAGGCGCCCGCGGGCCAGGTGCACGTAGACCTGCCGCCCCGGCGCCACTTCGAGCGTGGCCCGCTCGGCCGCGTCGAACAGCCCGGCGTGAAGCCGCGCGTCCTGGTGCACGGTGACCGAACCGGCCGCGCCGTCGGGCGACGCGACCAGCGCGAGCCGGCCGCGGCGGGCGGCCGGCTCGAAGTGCTTCTGCTCGTAGCCCGGCGCGATCCCCTGCTGCCCGGGGATGATCCAGATCTGCAGGAAGTGGGTCTGTCCGGTGGCCGAATGGTTGAACTCCGAGTGCATGACGCCGGTGCCCGCGCTCATCCGCTGGACGTCGCCCGGCCGGATCACCGAGCCGTTGCCCATGCTGTCGCGATGGGCGAGCTCGCCGTCGAGCACGTAGCTGAGGATCTCCATGTCCCGATGCCCGTGCGTGCCGAAGCCGGTGCCCGGCTCGATGCGGTCCTCGTTGATCACGCGCAGCGCCCCGAAGCCCATGTGGGCCGGGTCGTGGTAGCCGGCAAAGGAAAAGCTGTGGAAGGACTTGAGCCAGCCGTGATCGGCGTAGCCGCGCTCGCGGCCGCGTCGGAATTCGACCATCGGGGAACCTCCTTGCAGGGAAACGGTTTCGATGTGGGTAGTCTAGGCGCCGCAGGGCTTGCATCCGTCGCTAGAATTCGTGCGGTTCGTTCAAATTTCTTGAAGGCCCGGCCCGCGGTGAATCTCTCGCTCGAAGCCCTCGAGATCGTCGACATGATCGCCAGGCGCGGCAGCTTCGCCGCGGCGGCGGCCGAGCTCGGCAAGGTGCCGTCGGCGCTCAGCTACACGGTTCGCCGGCTAGAGGAAGACCTCGACGTCCTGGTCTTCGACAGGCGCGGCGGCCGGGCCCGCCTGACCGACGCGGGCCGCGAGTTGCTGGACCAGGGCAGGCTGCTGCTGCGCGCCGCGGACGACCTCGCCTGCCGGGTTCGCGAGGTCGCGACCGGCTGGGAAGTCGAGCTCAGGATCGCGGTCGACGGCGTCGTCGCCTTCGACCGCCTGCTCGCGCTGATCGCCGACTTCCACCGGATCGGCGCGCCGACCCGCCTGCGCATCTCCCACGAGGTGCTCGAGGGCGGCTGGGATGCGCTGGTCGACGGGCGCGCCGACCTGGCGATCGGCGTCGCCCACGACGCGCCGGCCGAGGCGGCGATCGCCGGCCAGTTCAGCCATCGCCCGCTCGGCGAGCTGGATTTCGTGTTCTGCGTGGCCCCGCACCACCCGCTCGCGGCCGAGCGCGGCCCGGTCACGCTCGCGATGCGGCAAGCGCACCGCGCGGTGGCGATCGCCGACACGTCGCGCGGCCGCCCCGCGCGCAGCCGGGGCCTGCTCGGCGGCCAGGACCTGCTGACCGTCGCGACGATGGAGCAGAAGGTCGCCGCCCAGCTCGCCGGCCTGGGCTGCGGCTTCCTGCCCGAGCCCTTCGCCCGCCCGCATCTGGCAGCGGGCCGGCTGCTCGCGCTCGAGCTCGACGAGCCCCGGCCGCCCGATGCGCTGCGCTATGTGTGGCGCACCGCCGCGCTCGGCAAGTCGCTCAGGTGGTGGCTGTCGCGACTCGAGGTCGCGCGGGTCCGCAAGAAGCTGCTCGCCGGGCCGTCCGCAGCCGACGAGGCGCCGCGGTGAACGACGAACGCCTGCCGCCGCGCGGCGAGCGCCTTGCGACGGGCGGCGAGCGCCCGAACCCTGGCGCAGGGCGCCGCGCCTACGTCGGCCGCTTCGCGCCCTCCCCGACCGGCCCGCTGCACGAGGGGTCGCTGGCCACCGCGCTGGCGAGCCGGCTCGATGCGCTCGCCCACGGCGGCCGCTGGCTGCTGCGGATCGAGGACCTCGACCCGCCGCGCGAGATGCCGGGCGCCGCCGCCGGCATCGTCGACACGCTCGCCCGGCTCGGCTTCGCGCCCGATGGCCCGGTCGAATACCAGAGCCGGCGCGGCGCGCTCTACCAGCAGGCATTCGAGCGGCTGCGGGCGGCCGGCCTGCTCTACCCCTGCGCCTGCACCCGGCGCGAGATCGCCGATTCGCTGACCCGGGTGGGCCTCGCGCGCGAACGGCACCGCGAGCTCGTCTATCCGGGCACCTGCCGGCACGGCATGCCGGCGGGCCGCGAGCCGCGGGCGTGGCGGCTGCGCGTCGGCGACGCAGTCGTCGCATGGCGGGATCGCAGCGGAAGGTCCTTCGAGGACCGGATGGCCGAAGAGGTCGGAGATTTCGTGCTGAAGCGGGCCGACGGCCTGTGGGCCTACCAGCTCGCGGTGGTCGTCGACGACGCCGCGCAGGGCGTCACCGACGTCGTGCGCGGCGACGACCTGATCGGGTCCACTTCGCGCCAGATCCTGCTGCAGCGCCTGCTCGGCCTTCCGACGCCGCGCTACCTGCACCTTCCGGTGGTGCTCGGCGCGGACGGCGAGAAGCTCTCGAAGCAGAACGGGGCGCAGGCGATCGATGCCGAGCGCCCGCTCGAAGCGCTGGCCGCCGCGATGCGGCACCTGGGACTGCCCACCGTGCCGCCCTCTGGCGGCGTCAAGACCGGGCTCGACGCCTTCTGGCGCGAGGCAACCGAGGCCTGGCGCCGGTCGCGCTGGTTCGCCGCCGGGGGACCGTGAGCGGCCCCCGGCGCCTGGCTCAATGCACTAGCGCTTGCCGAGTCCGCCGAGCAGCGCGGCGACCGGCTTGCGCGACCGCCTCGCGCCGGTGATCGAGCCGCGGCCGCCCTTTCCGTGATGCCCGCCGGCCTCGGCCGCCGCAGCGGCGAGCTCGGTTTCGGCCTCGGTCGCGGCCGGCGGCTCCGGCGGCTCGTAGGGCTGGTGAAAGAGCGGGTCGTCGCGCAGCGACGGCCCGGCCGGCCGCTGGTCCGCGCGACCTTCGCGCGAACGGCGCGGACGCGACGGGGCTTCCTCGCGACCGCCGCGCGCGGCACGCTCGCCGCGACCCGGCCTCTCGCCGCGCTCGGGCCGCGGCTCGCGCTCGACCGGGCCGACGTCGATCGACTCGGGCGTGAACTTGCGCTTGGTGAGCTTCTCGATGTCGGCGAGCAGGCGCTCGTCGTTGCTGCCGCACATCAGCGAGAGCGCGACCCCGCTGGCGCCGGCGCGGCCGGTGCGGCCGATCCGGTGGACGTAGTCCTCGGCGTTGTGAGGCAGGTCGTAGTTGATGACCGCCGGCAGCTCGGCGATGTCCAGACCTCGCGCGGCCACGTCGGTGGCCACCAGCACGCTGGTCTCGCCCTTCTTGAAGGCCTCGAGCGTGGCGAGCCGCTCCTGCTGGGTCTTGTCGCCGTGGATCGCCGCGGCGTTGAGGCCGTCGCGCTCGAGCAGGCGGGCAAGCCGGCCGGCGCCGATCTTGGTGTTCGTGAACACGATCACCTGCGACAGCGCCCGGTCCTTGATCAGCTTGGCGACCGCCGCGCGCTTGGAGTCGGCGTCGGCCACGCGGTAGATCGTCTGCTCGACGTTCTCGGCGGTGGCGTTGCGCCGCGCGACCTCGATCGACACCGGGTCGTGCAGGAAGCTCTCTGCCAGCTTGCGGATCTCGCCGGAGAAGGTGGCCGAGAACATCAGGTTCTGCCGCTTCTTCGGCAGCAGGTTGATGATCCGCTGGATGTCGGGCATGAAGCCCATGTCGAGCATCCGGTCGGCCTCGTCGAGCACGAGCAGCTCGGCCTGCGCCAGCGACACCGTGCGCTGGCCGACGTGGTCGAGCAGCCGGCCCGGCGTGGCGATCAGCACCTCGGCGCCCTTCTTCAGCTCGGCGATCTGAGGCTTGATGTCGACGCCGCCGAACACGACAGCGGCGCGCAGGCCGGTGTGCTTCGCGTAGTCGCGGACGTTCTCGAAGATCTGGTCGGCGAGCTCGCGGGTCGGCGCGAGGATCAGCGCACGGACCGGATGGCGCGCCGGGGAGGCGCTGGTGTTCGCGTGCCGCATCAGCAGCTGCAGGATAGGCAGCGCGAAGCCGGCGGTCTTGCCGGTGCCCGTCTGGGCGGCGCCCATGACGTCGCGGCCCTGGAGCACGATCGGGATCGCCTGGGCCTGGATCGGGGTGGGTTCGCGGTAGCCGAGCTCGGTGACGGCCCGGAGGATGGGTTCGGCCAGGCCGAAGGAATCGAATGTCGTAGTCAAATGCGTGCTTGACATGCCGCAGGACGCGGCACAGGGGTGAAAAAACGATATTGTCCGGCTTTCGGAACGCAATGCAACATAAATCGGCAGCCGGGAGGCTTGCGCTGGCGCAAGACACCGATGCGCGGTCGTGGACAAAGCGGACCCGAATCGCGATGATCGACCGACCCGTTTGCCAGGCAGGACCTCCGTTTCCAGTGCTCCCGCTCGCCCCTTTCCTTCGCGCTCTGGCCATCGTGCTGGCCGTCCTGGCGCTCCCGGCTTGCCGGTCGCTGCTGCCCGACGCCCACGAGGACACGCTCGTCGAATGGAAGACCTTCGACGACGCCAAGGCGGCGATCGACGCCATCGAGCCCTTCAAGACGACCCGTGCCGAGCTCGCCGCCCAGGGGATCGACCCGCTGCGCAACCCGGCGATCACGGTCCTCTCCTACCCGGACGTCGTCCAGCGCTTCTCGCCCGGCGCCGCGGTGCTGCCGCACCAGCTCGACCCGGGCGTGCTGGCCTGCCTGAAGGCCGCGAAGACCTGCACCGGTTACGCGATCGCGATGCGCCGGATCAAGCGCGACCGGACCGGCAACTTCTGGCTCGACTCTTTCAACTTCAACCGGGAAGTCACGATCACCGGCTGGACCTTCAACGCCACCGTGCTGTTCGTCGACGGCCTGGCGGTCTTCGCGGTCTACGGCGGCCAGCCCGCGATGCACGAGCGGCAGGTCACCCGCAATCCGCTCGGCCCGCTGCAGGGTTGGGGCGACGCGCTGCGGCCCCGGTGAGTCGAAGCGGCGGCACAGGCAGACCACGCTGCCGGCGATTGGCTGCGCTGTTATACTGAAGGGTTTTCCACCCTCCCTGCACGATGAGGCTGGCCCCGGGAAGCGCCCACGGCGCTTCGGCGGCCCCGATCCCGCAGGCGCGATCCAGACAGATGTCGATCCAGACCGAAGTCGCCCGCCGCCGGAGCTTCGCGATCATCTCGCACCCCGACGCCGGCAAGACCACGCTCACCGAGAAGCTGCTGCTGTTCTCCGGCGCGATCCAGATCGCCGGCACGGTGCGCGCGCGCAAGGCCAGCCGCTTCGCGACCTCGGACTGGATGGAGATCGAGAAGCAGCGCGGCATCTCGGTGGCCAGCTCGGTCATGCAGTTCGTCTACCGCGACTGCGTGATCAACCTGCTCGACACCCCCGGCCACCAGGACTTCTCGGAAGACACCTACCGGGTGCTGACCGCGGTGGACGCGGCGCTGATGGTCATCGACGGCGCCAACGGCATCGAGCCGCAGACGATGCGGCTGCTCAAGATCTGCCGCGCGCGCAACATCCCGATCGTCACCTTCGTCAACAAGTTCGACCGCGAGGTCCGCGAGCCGCTCGACCTGCTCGACGAGCTCGAGCGCGAGCTCGGCATGACGCCGGTGCCCTTGACCTGGCCGATCGGCATGGGCTCGCGCTTTCGCGGCGTGTTCGACCTGCGCGAGAACCGGGTCCGCGTGTTCCGCGCGGGGGAGGACCGGGTCGGCGAGGAGAGCTTCGTGTCGCCCGGGGATGCCGCGGGCATGGCCGCGCTGGGCCCGGAGTGGCCGCATGCCCAGGCCGAGATCGAGCTGGTGCAGGGCGCGTCCGAGCCCTTCGACCGGCAGGCCTTCGTCGCGGCGACCCAGACGCCGGTCTACTTCGGCTCGGCGATCAACAACTTCGGCGTGCGCGAAGTGCTCGACGCGATCGTCGACTTCTGCCCGCCCCCCGGCCCCAAGCACGCGGAGCAGCGCGAGGTCGAGCCGACCGAGAGCGCCTTCACCGGCGTCGTGTTCAAGGTCCAGGCGAACATGGACCCGCAGCATCGCGACCGGGTCGCGTTCGTGCGCGTCTGCTCGGGCCGCTTCGAGCGCGGCATGCCGATCCACAACGCCCGCACCAAGCGCACGCTGCGACCGCAGAACGTGGTCACCTTCCTGTCGCAGCGCCGCGACATCGTCGACGAGGCCTGGCCCGGCGACATCATCGGCATCCCGAACCACGGCACGCTGCGGCTCGGCGACACGCTGACGCAGGGCGAGAACCTGCAGTTCACCGGCCTGCCCTGGTTCGCACCCGAGGCCTTCCGCTCGATCGAGGTCGTGGACCCGATGAAGGCCAAGCAGCTGCGCGCCGCGCTGGAGCAGTTGGGCGACGAGGGCGCGATCCAGGTCTTCCGCTTCGACGACGGCCAGATGCTGCTCGGCGCGGTCGGCGTGCTGCAGTTCGAGGTCGTCGCGCACCGGCTCGCGGCAGAGTACGGCGTGGCCGCGCGGATCGGCCCGTCGCCCTACATCGCGGCGCGCTGGGTCAGCTCCGACGACGAGGCCGAGCTCGATCGGTTCATCTCCTACAACGAGTCGCGGATCGCGCGCGACACGGTCGACGCGCCGGCCTATCTGGCCAAGATGCTGGTGGAGCTCGATGTGGCGAAGGAGCGCTGGCCGAAGGTGCGGTTCAGTGCGTTTCGCGAGTTCGGGAGTTCGACCTTCGCTGGCGTGGCGGCGGACTGAGCTGGTCCGCGTCGAGCGGCGCGGGTGCCGGCTCCACTTCCGCAGGCCGGCGGCGCTGTCCGCTTCGCGGAAACGCTTGGTCGCGCGGACGCTCAGCCCCGTCGCCGAGCCGAACTCGGCCCGCCTTCGGCGGACCTCGGACAGGGCTCGGCTCTCGCTTCGCTCGCCGGGTCTTCGCTGCGCTCCCGCGCCAGCGCCGAAGGCCTGCGGAAGCGGACCCGGCACCGCAAATCCTAACTGCCGCTATTACGGCCCGCGCGCCTCGCTGGCTGCGGTCTTCTGGCCCAGCGCCACTGCCGCGCCGGCCAGCAGGACCAGTGCGGACAGGGCCAGGCCGGGGCGCAGCGAGCCTTGCAGGTCGGCGAGCCAGCCGGTGAACGTGGGGCCGACGATCTGGCCGGCGGCGAAGACGATCGTGAAGACGGCCATCGCCTGGCCCCATGCGGGCTTGGGGAGTTCCTTGCGGATCAGCGTGCTGATCGCCGCGGGGGTGGAGAACATGCCGGCGCCGAACAGGGCGGCCGAGGCGAGCATCGCGGGCAGCGACGCGTTCAGCAGGGGCAGCCCGGCGCCGGCGGCGAGCACGGTCATCACCAGTGCGATCACCGGGCCGCCGCGCCAGTCGGCGAACGGGCGCTTCCACAGCCAGGGCGCCACCAGCGTGGCGAGGCCGAGCAGGCTCCAGACCACGATCACGTCGCCGGTCGAAGCGCCCTGCTCGCGCATCCAGGCGATCACGAAGGTCATGTAGCCGATGTAGCCGAGACCGAAGCAGGCGTAGGCGATCAGGGACGGCACGAACTCGGTCAGCCGCCAGGCCAGGCCCGGCCTGGCGTCTGCCCCGGCGACCCGCTCTGCGCGATCGGGGGCCCTGGCCGCCCCCAGCGCGGCCGGCTCGGCGATCCTCGCGGCAGCGGCCACGGCGGCGGCGGTCATCGCCAGCGAAGCCAGTCCCATCGCGATCCAGGCCTGCGGCCAGGCCGTGTCGCCGCCCCACCCGAGCAGCAGCGGGATGCCGACCCCGCACAGGACCAGGCCGATGCCCGAGCCGCCGAAGAAGACGGTGATCGCCAGCGTCGCCCGGCGCGGGTCGTCGGGGAAGACGTTGCCCGACAGTGCCCCACCGCACACGAAGATCATCGCGCCCGACACGCCGGCCAGCACGCGCAGCACCGACAGCCAGAACAGGTCGGCGACGAAGCCGGTGGCCAGCAGCGACACCGCGGTCACCGGCATCCCCACGATGAACAGCGCGCGGTTGCCGATCCGGTCGACCAGCGCCCGCGCGAGCACCGCGCCGCCCAGGTAGCCGAGCGCGTTCGCGGTGTTCAGCGCGCCGGCCTGCGACCAGTTCCATCCGAGGTCGTCGCGCATCGCCGGCAGCACCAGCGCATACGCGAAGCGGGCGAAGGAGTTCGACACGACGGTGCCGAGCGAGAGCAGGAAGGCCAGCGCCAGGCCGTCGATCCGCGCGGCGCCTCGCCCGGCCATGCTAGCGCCCGCCCCCGGACCAGGCGCCCGGCCTGACGCCGATCGCGGTCACGACGCCGTACGAGGCGATCCCCAGCGCCACCCCGAGGAAGTAGCCGTCGATCCCCATGCCGGCCACCTCGGCCAGCAGCCAGCCGCCACCCACCGCGAGCGCGATCCGCGACAGCGCCGCCATCACCGGCCAGCGCATGCGGCCGGCGCCCATCGCGGCGAAATAGAGCGCCATGCCGAGTCCGAACAGGCCGAACGCGAAGCCGGTGTAAGACAGCGCGCGCACCGCGATCGCCAGCACCGCCGGATCGCTGCTGAACAAGCCGGCGAACGAGGCCGGTGCCAGCGCGACCGCGATGCCGGCCGCGCCGGTCGCGGCGAAGACCAGCAGCGCGCCGGTCCAGGCGGTCCGCCGCGCCGTCGGCCAGTCGCCGGCCCCGACCGCGTGGCCGACCAGCGCGGTCAGCGCCGAGCCCACGCTGAAGGCGGCCGGGATCACCAGGAACTCGAGGCGCGCCGCGATGCCGAAGGCGGCGACCGCTGCCGCTCCGTGGCGCGACACCTGCGAGGTGACCAGGATCGTGGTCAGGTTGGCGATCGCGGCCAGCGCGCACGCGACCAGTCCGACCGACAGGATGCGGTGGAACAGCGCGCCGGAAGGCCTGACGCGAAAGGCCGGCGTGAAGCCCGCATCGCCGCGCATCACCGCGGTCGCCATCGCGATCGCGGCGCCCCAGAAGGCCAGCGCGAAGGCGGCGCCCAGGCCCGCCAGCCCCATGCCCAGCGGCTCGGCCAGCAGCCAGCCCAGCACCGGGCAGGCCGCCCAGGTCAGCACCAGCACGCGTGCGGCGAGCGCATGGCGGCCGCCGCCGCGCAGCACCGATGCGAAGGTGTTGGCCAGCCAGATCGGCGCGGCGCCGGCGCCGAACAGCCAGATCGCGTAGGCCGACGCCGCTTGCGCCACCTCGGGCCCGGCGATCGCGCCGAGGAGCTGTCGCGGGAATCCGGCCAGGGCCACCCCGAAGGCCGCGCCGGCGGCGACCGCGATAAGCGCCGCGTGCATCACCAGCGCGGAGGCTTCTTCGCGCCGGCCGGCGCCGAGCGCCCGCGCGATCGCCGACGCAACGCCAC
This genomic window from Zeimonas sediminis contains:
- a CDS encoding MATE family efflux transporter, whose protein sequence is MTTTATPRPLNADTGALLRRILVLAAPTGLLAALQVVAQLVEIWLAARQGVAAFAGWAVVLPFAQLMQQMSTGAMGGGVASAIARALGAGRREEASALVMHAALIAVAAGAAFGVALAGFPRQLLGAIAGPEVAQAASAYAIWLFGAGAAPIWLANTFASVLRGGGRHALAARVLVLTWAACPVLGWLLAEPLGMGLAGLGAAFALAFWGAAIAMATAVMRGDAGFTPAFRVRPSGALFHRILSVGLVACALAAIANLTTILVTSQVSRHGAAAVAAFGIAARLEFLVIPAAFSVGSALTALVGHAVGAGDWPTARRTAWTGALLVFAATGAAGIAVALAPASFAGLFSSDPAVLAIAVRALSYTGFAFGLFGLGMALYFAAMGAGRMRWPVMAALSRIALAVGGGWLLAEVAGMGIDGYFLGVALGIASYGVVTAIGVRPGAWSGGGR
- a CDS encoding YbfB/YjiJ family MFS transporter, coding for MAGRGAARIDGLALAFLLSLGTVVSNSFARFAYALVLPAMRDDLGWNWSQAGALNTANALGYLGGAVLARALVDRIGNRALFIVGMPVTAVSLLATGFVADLFWLSVLRVLAGVSGAMIFVCGGALSGNVFPDDPRRATLAITVFFGGSGIGLVLCGVGIPLLLGWGGDTAWPQAWIAMGLASLAMTAAAVAAAARIAEPAALGAARAPDRAERVAGADARPGLAWRLTEFVPSLIAYACFGLGYIGYMTFVIAWMREQGASTGDVIVVWSLLGLATLVAPWLWKRPFADWRGGPVIALVMTVLAAGAGLPLLNASLPAMLASAALFGAGMFSTPAAISTLIRKELPKPAWGQAMAVFTIVFAAGQIVGPTFTGWLADLQGSLRPGLALSALVLLAGAAVALGQKTAASEARGP